The sequence below is a genomic window from Synechococcus sp. PCC 7335.
AGCGGGTTGTGATCTCAGCACCTACCAAGAGTCCTGGTGAAGTGCAGACTTTTCTAGTCGGTGTGAACCATGAGACATTCAATCCTGCGAGCGATTGCATTGTCTCCAACGCTAGCTGTACCACCAACTGCCTAGCGCCGATTGCCAAAGTCATCAACGATAACTTTGGCCTAGTAGAGGGTCTGATGACCACTATTCATGCCTCTACTGCGACGCAGTACACCGTGGATAGTCCTTCTAGCAAAGACTTGCGTAGTGGTCGGGGTGCAGGTCAGAACCTGATCCCGGCTTCTACAGGTGCAGCCAAAGCGGTGACTTTGGTGCTGCCCGAACTCACTGGCAAACTGACTGGCATGGCCGTTCGAGTTCCTACACCAGATGTCTCAGTTGTCGATCTGACTTTTCGCACTGAGCAGGCCACTAGCTACACTGAAATCTGTGAACGCATGAAGGCAGCCGCTCAAAATGAGCTGCGCGGTATTTTAGGCTATACCGAAGAGCCTTTAGTTTCATCTGACTTTACAGGCGACCCTCGTTCTAGTATTTTCGATGCCAAAGCAGGCATGGAACTTAACGATCGGTTCTTTAAGGTGCTTTCTTGGTATGACAATGAGTGGGGCTACTCTAATCGAGTGATGGACCTAATGCTCTACATGGCGCAGACAGAAGGTATCTTGACGACAGAGCCGCTAATGGCGAGTAGTATTGTGGCTTCTTTATAGTCAGTTGATACTCAGATATGGTCAGTTGATAGTCGGCTCAATCGATAGTTAGCCGTAATCTCCTGGTCGTCATAGATACTGCCGTAGCTAAGCAGACCCACTCCAACCGAGTGGGTCTGCTCTAGTCTAAGTGAGCTGGTCTAAGTGAGCTTTTCTGCTGGCTTCTAGTATCACTGCCCAACCCAGGGGACGCTGGCAAGATCGACAAAGTCGACGCTGCGTTCTTCTCTATCTAGCTCATTAATCCGGCTTTTCTCTGCGACAATTTGCTTCTGATACTCTGTATGAGTTTCGGGTGTTTTGGAGAAGTCTCCGGCCTGCCAAAGTTCGAGTAGCCGCCGATATCGCTTTTCGCACATGTTTCGCTCCAGGCAGGCGATCGCCGCGCGAATTACCAAAGGCTCGCGTACCGTATCCAAGCGTGTCTTTTCATCTAGATACAGCAGATGGTGAACCTGAGAGAGAGGGCCGGTTGACTCCGCTGAACAATTACGAAGCGTTTGCAGCATAGTTGAAGCGGATGCTTCTCGCTTCTCAATCTCGGTTAGCTCAGTTACCATACGCCATAGCGCCCGGTGGTGAGAAAAGCTAAACCCCAGATCGCGAGCGTCTAGGCCATCGATAATCGTCTGGCGATGCTCGGGGCAGTGAATATAAATCCGTAGTAGTGCCGCTTCAGCCTCTTCTAAAAAGCTGCGGTTGAGAATCTTGGTATCTCTTTTGTCGCCTTTAGTACTCTGTTTATTTCCGGGATTGCGACGTTTACGCCGAACCTGAGCTAGCAGATTTTCGGCTAGCAACGGTACAATTCGACCGTCCCCCTGACTGAAGATCTCAGCGCAGTAGCGAATATAGTGCGTTCGGGTATCAGCGTTGGCAATATTGCTGAGTAGCGAAACGATTGACTGTGAACACTGCTGAAACTGATCGGCTTGCTTCAGGTCTGCGTCGCTGACAATTTTGTCGATTTGCCAATCGAGCCAAAGCGGAGCGGAGTTGGTTAAGGCAATGTACGCTTCAGCTGTATGCAGTCGCAGGTAGTCGTCGGGATCTTTGCCGTCTGGAATATTGAGCACACGGAGCTGTACATCGCCTCGGTAGGCCATCTCTGCGACTTCGCCAATGGCCCTTTCAGCGGCTTTTATTCCTGCCGCATCCGCGTCAAAGTTAAAGATGATTTGCTTTGATTCGGTATAGCGCAGCAGCAGTTTGACCTGTGCAGCATTTAGGGCCGTTCCTAACGAGGCCACTGCATTGGTGATGCCTGCCGCGTGCAGAGCAATCACGTCAAAGTAGCCTTCGACGACAATCGCGCGATCTTGCTTGGCGATCGCCGCTTTTGCTTTATCTAGTCCGTAGAGTGTCTTCCCTTTGTCAAACAGCTCTGTCTCGGGTGAGTTCAAGTATTTGGGCTTAGCCTCTGCTGTTAGCCCTCGACCGCCAAATCCGATCAGACGATTTTGGGCGTCGTGGATAGGGACCATAATGCGATCGCGAAACCGATCGTAATAGCCTGTTCCTTCCTTTCTCGGTACAATCAGCCCAGCCTGCTCAACTAGCCCTACCGGATAGCGCTTTTGATCGACTAAATAGCCATACAGCGTCTGCCATCCCTCAGGCGCGTAGCCTATCTGAAAGTGGCTAATCGTCTCATCGCTCAGCAGCCTTTCATCTCGTAAGTAGGCGAGTGCCTGTTTTCCATCTGGCTGAAATAAGGCATGCTCATAAAACTTAGCGGCGATCGCCACAATCTCATAGAGCTGTTCTCTAAGCGTTAGCTTTCTCTGTAGCTCCTGCTGCTGAGCTGGTTCTGTGGTCTTGACTGGCACCTGATAGCGCCGCGCCAAATCCAGTACGACATCCGCAAATGAGCGCTGACCTAGCTCCATCAAAAACTTAAACGCATTTCCCCCCGCCCCGCAGCTAAAGCAGTAGTAAAACTGCTTCGACGGACTCACGCTGAAGCTAGGTGACTTGTCATCGTGAAACGGGCACAGCCCAACAAAATCCTTGCCCTGTTTTTTGAGCACGACCTGCTCAGAGACAATATCGACGATGTCGGCGCGCTGACGAACCTCATCAATGGTGTCTGGATGAATGTGGGGAGTGCCCATTAGCGATTACTCATCTAAATCATCATCATCATCGAGCCGTCCGGGTACCGCCTGCATTGACGTTTGTACGGCCCGGGCCGCTGCTAAAATATCTTGCTCAGCACCGCCTAAATATAATCTGCCAAAGCTACCAATAGAGGAGATTTGCAAAACATTAATAAAAGCGGCTTTTTCGGCCTCGTTGGCAGCGAGCGAGGCATAGGCAGCTGGCTGGCATTCCATCACGTATAGGGTTTCGCCCGCTAGGATCATATTGCCTCGGCGAGTGCGATTAATGAGCTGCACATGGTGAGGATCGAGATTGCGGATCACCTGATTTGACAGCAGCTCTGGTTTGAGTGCATCGTTACGCTGAAGTCCTAAGTAGCCTAAGATGGCTCTGCCGGCAGCTTTGACTTCGCCTTGACTGCCATGAATCTCTAAGACCCCATACAGCCTTTCCACCACCTGCACACCTGGGCGCACGACAGCGGATTTCAAGGCGACATCAGTAATTCGGTTGATCTCAATGCCTGGCGATACCTCGATCCAGAGCGAAGCATCTCCGGGTAGAGGTAGAAAACCGATGGAAACAGTGCCAATGTAGGCGGCGTGTTGAGGCTGAAGATTGTCTAAATATACGTAGCTACGAAGTTCTACACCCAAGGCCCGTGCCGAAATAGTTAAGTCATTATGCTGAGGTCTTTTCAGCCAATTGACGCATTTTTACGCCAGCATGCCCTAATCATAGGCTCTTACAGTCCAAGTTCTACATTTTTTATGCAGCTGCGAATAGCTGATGAGCCCCCCGGTCTGAAGATTCACTAGCTACTCAACAGTTCCTTGGAACAGGAATGATGAAGCGAACAACGCATTTTAATCAGTTCATTTCAAACCGCTCGTTTCAGGTGAAAGTGTTTAAGGAAACTACGTCTTTAGACACTGTCAATTCTTTATATGAGAAGTGCTTAATTGGCTTAATGCTATCTACTGCCGTGAGATGCCTCCCACATCGAGCGCATCTAAAAACGCTTCGAAGGTGAAGTATGTCGGCTTCTTTGGACAATAAAGACTAGGATGCCCCTTTAGACTAGATGCCTTTTTGGAATAAATATCCCTTAGGCGAAAACCCTTCGGAGAAAGTTCCTTACCCTATTCGGATTCACTGGATTTCAGTTAAATCCGGAAGAATGAAAGAGAATCTTCGCAATTCGTTATTTAACTAACTCGTCCCTATGTATTTGTTGAAGCAGCCTAAGTCCGTGGGTGTCGTTAACCAGAGCGATGCCGACCAATTATTCAAGGTGACAGCTGAACCTGAACCGCCTGAACTCGATTTGATGTACCTCGTTTTTATAGATGGGACAACCAAGACTATTCAGCCGCAGTCTACTGATGATTAGCGAGTACGCGTGCTGATAACGATGTGCCTTGAACGTCATACTCTATTGGGCGATTATCTATGGATAGGCTAAGCAGTGCTCGTCTGCTGGGTCGCTCTGCAGTGAGGACAGGACTTAGCTTTCTTTTGGGTCAGGGATGTGCAGTGTGCGATCGCCTACAGCACCAAACTTTTTGCCCAGACTGCCAGGGGCAACTGCAAGATCTGGTCAGGGACTTTAAGGGGTGGACACCGAGCGAACAGCACCCCCTTTTAATCGGTGCGCTAGCACCTTACAGCGGTCCGCTCAAGCAGGCGCTACGAACTTTGAAGTATGACTATCGACCGGATGTTGGCCGAGTATTAGGAGTAGCGTTGGCTAAGCAGTGGAAAAAGCACAGGCCGCTTATGAAGCTATCCACTACGCTGTATGTGCTGCCGATCCCGCTGCATCGTCATCGGCAGATTCAAAGAGGCTACAACCAGGCCAAAGTCATTGGTCAAAGTTTCTCTCAGGCGAGCGGGGTGCCACTATTGGCGGGCGGGTTAGTCCGCGTTGAGAATACGCTGCCTCAATATCAGCTAGGGCTAAAAGCACGACAGGCAAATCTGAAGGACGCCTTCCAAGTCGGTCAGCCGCTACGTCGACTTGGTCAGCGGCTTGGAGCTATGCCCAACATTTTACTCGTAGATGATATCTATACGACTGGAACCACAGCAAAGAGCGCAGCAGACAGTCTGAGGCGATCGCATGTTCCTGTTGTCGGTATGATCGCTGTGGCTAGGGCCGTTGGTGATTAGCACCAGCGTCAGCAGCACCAGCGCAATAACTAGCGGTGAGCTAAGTCATTTCTGTGGGGGCTGGTGCGGGCTGATGCTGTAGCTGTTCTAGACAGTCAAAAGCAGTTTTAGGATCAAGTCCGGTAATGTGATGAAACTGACTTTGCGTTAAGCTGACATGCTCTAGACCTTGAAGCCACTGTTCGATCTGGTCTTGGGCTGTAGTGAGAAAGGGGACTCCTTTCTGCATGGGGATAGTGAGCCAGTTTCTAACTAGAGTCTCTACTAGCGCAAGTTCGACTAGCCCATCAGGATGTTGACTAAGCAGGGTGTGAAGATAGGCATCGAAGGCTGCAGGCTCGTTCCCTGCAAGAAGGTAGCTGTCAACGATATGCTGCACACGCTGTTGGCCGATACGCTGCTGAAGGTTTTGCTGTGGTTCCTGCTGTAGTTCCTGCTGTGGTTTCATGGTAAGGCCAGGTCGTGGTGTAGAAACACCTAAAGTAAATAAGCGTCAATGGGAGGCCGCTAGCTGGGTGCATCCCTATTCAAAGATTTTATACTTTTGACAGACCCAGGTTTGATTTGCTTTATATAGCGCAAACTGAGCAAAGATTCTATCGGGACTAAGCAAAGTCTCGGATTCTAGTGGACGGTTGGTATAAATAGAGCTTGATAGATAAGGTGAATAGGAGGCTTGAGCGCTGTGGATGCGACTTTGGTGTTGCGGCAAGGGCGGCTGATCGATGGCTCGGTAGTAGATATTGCGATCGCCCATGATCGGATTGTCGCGATTGATGCTGACTTGCCAATCACGGCAGCGACTGAGCTGAAGATGGAAGGACGACTAGTAAGCTCGCCGTTTGTAGAGTCGCATATTCATCTAGATTCGGCACTAACAGCTGGAGAACCTAGATGGAATAAAAGCGGAACGCTGTTTGAAGGGATTGATATCTGGCGAGAGAGAAAAGCTAGCTTGACAGTAGAAGATGTTAAGCAGCGGGCAATTAGCGCTTTGAAGCAGCAGGCTAGCTACGGGGTTTTGTTTGTGCGTAGTCATGCGGATGTGAGTGAACCAAATTTGATTGCGTTGAAGGGACTGTTGGAAGTCCGTGAGGCTGTGAAGGACTGGATGACTTTGCAGGTGGTGGCGTTTCCGCAAGATGGACTGTACGGCAGCCCTAAAAACGAAGCGCTAATGGAGGAGGCGTTGCGACTAGGGGCGGATGTGGTGGGAGGAATTCCACATTATGAGCTGACTAAGGACGACGGGGTCCGTTCTGTTCAAAAGATCTTTGAGTTGGCTCAGCGTTATGGCCGGTTGATTGATGTTCATTGTGATGAGATTGACGATCCGCAGTCGCGATTTTTGGAGGTGATGGCAGGAGAGTGTATTCGCAGTGGC
It includes:
- the gap gene encoding type I glyceraldehyde-3-phosphate dehydrogenase — protein: MAVLKVGINGFGRIGRLVFRAAVNNSNIEFVGINDLVAPETLAYLLKYDSTHGTFPGEVEARDGGIIVNSHYIPCTSIRNPAELPWADLGADYVVEATGRFTTHDTANAHLTAGAKRVVISAPTKSPGEVQTFLVGVNHETFNPASDCIVSNASCTTNCLAPIAKVINDNFGLVEGLMTTIHASTATQYTVDSPSSKDLRSGRGAGQNLIPASTGAAKAVTLVLPELTGKLTGMAVRVPTPDVSVVDLTFRTEQATSYTEICERMKAAAQNELRGILGYTEEPLVSSDFTGDPRSSIFDAKAGMELNDRFFKVLSWYDNEWGYSNRVMDLMLYMAQTEGILTTEPLMASSIVASL
- the dnaG gene encoding DNA primase; translation: MGTPHIHPDTIDEVRQRADIVDIVSEQVVLKKQGKDFVGLCPFHDDKSPSFSVSPSKQFYYCFSCGAGGNAFKFLMELGQRSFADVVLDLARRYQVPVKTTEPAQQQELQRKLTLREQLYEIVAIAAKFYEHALFQPDGKQALAYLRDERLLSDETISHFQIGYAPEGWQTLYGYLVDQKRYPVGLVEQAGLIVPRKEGTGYYDRFRDRIMVPIHDAQNRLIGFGGRGLTAEAKPKYLNSPETELFDKGKTLYGLDKAKAAIAKQDRAIVVEGYFDVIALHAAGITNAVASLGTALNAAQVKLLLRYTESKQIIFNFDADAAGIKAAERAIGEVAEMAYRGDVQLRVLNIPDGKDPDDYLRLHTAEAYIALTNSAPLWLDWQIDKIVSDADLKQADQFQQCSQSIVSLLSNIANADTRTHYIRYCAEIFSQGDGRIVPLLAENLLAQVRRKRRNPGNKQSTKGDKRDTKILNRSFLEEAEAALLRIYIHCPEHRQTIIDGLDARDLGFSFSHHRALWRMVTELTEIEKREASASTMLQTLRNCSAESTGPLSQVHHLLYLDEKTRLDTVREPLVIRAAIACLERNMCEKRYRRLLELWQAGDFSKTPETHTEYQKQIVAEKSRINELDREERSVDFVDLASVPWVGQ
- a CDS encoding ComF family protein, encoding MDRLSSARLLGRSAVRTGLSFLLGQGCAVCDRLQHQTFCPDCQGQLQDLVRDFKGWTPSEQHPLLIGALAPYSGPLKQALRTLKYDYRPDVGRVLGVALAKQWKKHRPLMKLSTTLYVLPIPLHRHRQIQRGYNQAKVIGQSFSQASGVPLLAGGLVRVENTLPQYQLGLKARQANLKDAFQVGQPLRRLGQRLGAMPNILLVDDIYTTGTTAKSAADSLRRSHVPVVGMIAVARAVGD
- the codA gene encoding cytosine deaminase — translated: MDATLVLRQGRLIDGSVVDIAIAHDRIVAIDADLPITAATELKMEGRLVSSPFVESHIHLDSALTAGEPRWNKSGTLFEGIDIWRERKASLTVEDVKQRAISALKQQASYGVLFVRSHADVSEPNLIALKGLLEVREAVKDWMTLQVVAFPQDGLYGSPKNEALMEEALRLGADVVGGIPHYELTKDDGVRSVQKIFELAQRYGRLIDVHCDEIDDPQSRFLEVMAGECIRSGLSSEVTASHTTAFGSYDDAYALKLMGVLKRARLNFIANPLINITLQGRTDTYPKRRGVTRVKELWQNGLNVSLGHDCIQDPWYSLGTGNLLSVAEMALHVCQMTGQAEIEACFEMVTAGGARTLDLGDGYGIAVGRPANLVVLDAESPYEALLNRATVRTVISQGRVLVETVPPVVRWARNEG